One Oceanicoccus sagamiensis genomic region harbors:
- a CDS encoding NADH:flavin oxidoreductase, giving the protein MTQALDALFTPYTLNKLTLNNRIVMAPMTREFSPNAIPGDDVAGYYRRRAEGGTGLIITEGTTINDPVATMGTSIPAFHGEQALAGWKKVADEVHQAGGRIFPQLWHVGTAREPQKTNNPELPSAGPSGLIAGGKKISEPMTVEHIEQLIESYATAAADAQRLGFDGVEIHGAHGYLIDQFFWEGTNQRSDSWGGSMENRSRFAVEIIKAVRAATGPDFPVVLRYSQWKQQDFEAKLATSPQLLEDFLSPLADAGVDGFHCSTRRYWEPEFEGSDLNLAGWTKKLTGKTAITVGSVGLDSDFIGAFMQQGADNRSIDDLISRLENNEFDLIAVGRALLQDPQWANKIQQGRLDEVSDFSPEALASLS; this is encoded by the coding sequence ATGACACAAGCTCTGGATGCTTTATTTACACCCTATACCCTGAATAAACTAACCCTGAATAATCGCATTGTCATGGCCCCCATGACCCGTGAATTTTCACCCAACGCTATTCCCGGCGACGATGTGGCTGGCTACTACCGCCGCCGCGCTGAAGGTGGTACTGGCCTGATTATTACCGAGGGTACGACGATTAATGACCCCGTGGCCACTATGGGTACCAGTATCCCGGCTTTTCACGGCGAACAAGCGTTGGCTGGCTGGAAAAAAGTAGCAGATGAAGTTCATCAGGCAGGCGGTAGAATTTTTCCACAGCTTTGGCATGTCGGTACTGCCCGCGAACCCCAAAAAACCAACAACCCTGAACTGCCGAGTGCCGGCCCTTCCGGTTTGATCGCCGGGGGCAAAAAAATCTCTGAGCCAATGACGGTTGAACATATAGAACAACTAATAGAAAGCTATGCCACCGCCGCCGCCGACGCCCAGCGTTTAGGTTTTGATGGCGTAGAAATTCACGGGGCCCATGGTTATTTAATCGATCAGTTTTTCTGGGAAGGCACTAATCAACGCAGTGATAGCTGGGGCGGCTCGATGGAAAATCGTTCACGCTTTGCAGTAGAAATTATTAAAGCGGTACGCGCCGCTACAGGCCCTGACTTTCCCGTGGTGCTGCGTTATTCGCAATGGAAGCAGCAGGACTTTGAAGCCAAACTGGCCACCAGCCCACAATTACTCGAAGATTTTCTTAGCCCTCTGGCCGATGCCGGGGTAGATGGTTTTCACTGCTCTACCCGCCGCTATTGGGAACCGGAATTTGAAGGCAGTGATTTAAACCTTGCAGGCTGGACTAAAAAGCTAACCGGTAAAACGGCCATCACGGTGGGCTCAGTCGGTCTGGATTCAGATTTTATTGGTGCCTTTATGCAGCAAGGAGCAGACAACCGTTCAATTGATGATTTAATATCACGGCTTGAAAATAATGAATTTGATTTGATTGCTGTGGGCCGCGCTTTATTACAAGACCCGCAGTGGGCTAACAAAATTCAGCAGGGGCGCCTGGATGAAGTCAGTGACTTTAGCCCTGAGGCCTTAGCCAGCTTGTCGTAA
- a CDS encoding MBL fold metallo-hydrolase codes for MPRKRILFPALIMLLLLIIYSQRAPLMLSVMERNLPTIMSTDVAAELGEGLHIAICGAGGPLPDPKRSGACMLVIAGESIIVIDAGSGGARNINRMRLGMGNVDAVMLTHFHSDHIDGLGEVATLRWVSTGNTSPLPVIAPEGVEKIVEGFNLAYSFDVQYRHDHHGDTVAPLSGKGMIAQGFSTPADGEAAIVWDQDGLKVTAFRVSHNPVEPAVGYRFDYLGRSLVISGDTVRSDNLEYFAKDTDLLLHEALSMKLVKLMNRSAEKIGNKVMAKVTYDILDYHTSPVEAAQSAQTAGARHLALYHIVPPIVLPGQAAIYLDGVEQAYQGPTTLTEDGMIFSLPANSTDVLQLSGF; via the coding sequence ATGCCTCGTAAACGCATTCTTTTTCCAGCCCTGATAATGCTGCTGTTATTAATCATCTACAGCCAGCGCGCGCCGCTAATGCTAAGCGTTATGGAGCGCAATTTACCCACTATTATGTCTACCGATGTAGCCGCCGAACTGGGTGAAGGCTTGCATATTGCCATCTGCGGGGCTGGCGGGCCATTGCCAGACCCAAAACGCTCTGGCGCCTGTATGCTCGTGATAGCCGGTGAAAGCATCATTGTGATAGATGCCGGCAGTGGCGGTGCACGCAATATTAACCGTATGCGTCTGGGGATGGGCAATGTCGATGCCGTGATGCTAACCCACTTTCATTCTGACCATATTGATGGGCTGGGTGAAGTGGCAACCCTGCGCTGGGTATCCACTGGCAACACCTCTCCCCTACCGGTGATTGCCCCTGAAGGCGTCGAGAAAATTGTCGAAGGTTTTAACCTGGCCTATAGCTTTGATGTGCAATACCGCCACGACCACCATGGCGATACCGTTGCCCCCCTTTCTGGCAAAGGCATGATTGCCCAAGGCTTCAGCACACCGGCTGATGGCGAGGCCGCTATCGTCTGGGATCAGGATGGTTTAAAGGTTACCGCCTTCAGGGTAAGCCATAATCCCGTAGAGCCTGCCGTGGGTTATCGCTTTGATTATCTTGGCCGCTCACTGGTGATTAGCGGCGACACGGTGCGCTCGGACAACCTTGAGTATTTTGCCAAAGATACCGACCTGCTATTACACGAAGCCCTGAGTATGAAGTTGGTTAAACTGATGAATCGGTCAGCCGAAAAAATTGGCAATAAGGTCATGGCCAAAGTCACCTATGATATTCTCGACTACCACACCAGCCCGGTGGAAGCAGCCCAGTCTGCACAAACCGCCGGAGCTCGCCATTTGGCGCTTTACCATATTGTGCCGCCGATTGTTTTACCCGGCCAGGCAGCCATCTATCTCGACGGGGTTGAGCAAGCCTATCAGGGGCCGACGACACTGACTGAAGATGGTATGATCTTTTCACTGCCCGCTAACAGCACTGATGTGTTGCAGCTATCTGGCTTCTGA
- a CDS encoding DUF2147 domain-containing protein, translating into MNRWLVALLSLVAALTASAQEASPLEGLWQHPDQPVIIEMQPVGELMEGKVHSNSDKPESVGKTIFRELRYDKKEQCWQGWVYVKRLDEEKATCLSLDNPNRFRMTVKVGFFSKTVKWQRVEG; encoded by the coding sequence ATGAATAGATGGCTAGTAGCACTGTTGAGCTTGGTGGCAGCACTTACGGCGTCGGCACAGGAGGCTAGCCCGTTAGAGGGGCTTTGGCAGCACCCTGACCAGCCAGTGATTATTGAAATGCAGCCGGTGGGTGAGCTAATGGAAGGGAAGGTCCATAGTAATAGTGATAAGCCCGAGTCAGTGGGTAAAACTATTTTCCGCGAGCTGCGTTATGATAAAAAAGAGCAGTGCTGGCAGGGCTGGGTTTATGTCAAAAGGCTGGACGAAGAAAAAGCGACCTGCCTGAGCTTAGACAACCCCAATCGTTTTCGAATGACCGTAAAAGTAGGCTTTTTCAGCAAGACAGTAAAGTGGCAACGGGTAGAAGGCTAA
- a CDS encoding TonB-dependent receptor yields MNHTNQPFKLKTLTLACAAALPMTVIPVAVQAQGETLQLEEVMVTARKRQESLQDVPVSVTAIAGQLQNSAVKNLKDLQNFVPNVSIDSTPASTSASISIRGISFQEPDKSLDPPVGVILDGVYIGTAAGQILNNFDLERIEVLRGPQGTLFGKNTIGGAVNVVRTAPTKEFGGKVQLGLGDWDKQELKAVVNTPLTDKGGFKFYANKSEHDGYMDNDIANTDVGVVDFQQLGATIAFDVTDTFDVALTVERIEDDSDWGAWSNFNDGTTIPCLASIGPVIPIGGGATIPNPIPQDPNAAPGAGCAATDSNSDEDHSSTNEPNSAEVTNDFVGLTMNWMVGDWQLTSITGTVDREEDARLEYDSSSVEFLYISSASEYEQFSQEFRINGNVNDNINLTAGLYYWDSEYKQAQTSYDMWWYLGFGEGFEVPLDPTDPASPTIPLPLPQGDVTQSLENKGTNTAYSVFASMDWQLTEDLLLNLGGRYTDEEKTFEGANVGFVSASLGTLVPDGPRQKFDESWTEFSPRVALQYTINDDLMAFASYSEGFRSGGYFARSTVVDGNAYDPEYVETWELGIKSEWLDNRLRLNATAFMSDYLDKQEEIIIFAGDPPSANTVVRNASDVELSGLELELTAQLTSGLSVYLNAGYLDTEYTDFVADINGDGNETDNSGLQIRNAPEKTVGVGADYFADLGFGEFGAHYNYRWSDEYQTIFNNNPLGKVDSYGMHHASFDLTVDDKYKVSVYGRNLTDERYARVVIIPNFTHFGQYNAPRNYGVEFTYSF; encoded by the coding sequence ATGAACCACACTAATCAACCATTTAAGCTCAAGACCCTTACCTTGGCTTGTGCTGCTGCTTTACCGATGACTGTGATACCCGTGGCGGTACAGGCACAGGGAGAGACACTACAACTTGAAGAGGTGATGGTTACTGCCCGTAAGCGTCAAGAATCCTTGCAAGATGTGCCTGTTTCCGTGACGGCTATTGCGGGTCAACTGCAAAACTCCGCCGTGAAAAATTTAAAAGACTTACAAAATTTTGTACCCAACGTATCCATCGACTCCACGCCGGCCAGTACATCGGCTTCTATCTCTATCCGTGGTATCAGCTTTCAAGAGCCTGATAAAAGTCTTGATCCACCGGTTGGTGTGATATTGGATGGCGTTTATATTGGTACCGCTGCGGGACAAATTCTGAATAACTTTGATCTTGAACGTATTGAAGTACTGCGTGGCCCTCAGGGCACCTTATTCGGCAAAAATACCATTGGTGGTGCGGTTAACGTTGTACGCACTGCGCCGACCAAAGAGTTTGGCGGTAAAGTCCAGTTAGGTTTAGGTGATTGGGATAAGCAAGAATTAAAAGCCGTGGTGAATACCCCGTTAACCGATAAAGGCGGCTTTAAGTTTTATGCCAATAAGTCCGAGCACGATGGCTATATGGATAACGATATTGCCAATACGGATGTTGGTGTTGTTGATTTTCAGCAATTAGGTGCGACCATAGCGTTTGATGTGACTGACACATTTGATGTGGCGCTAACGGTAGAGCGTATTGAAGATGATTCTGATTGGGGGGCCTGGTCTAACTTTAATGATGGCACTACGATTCCTTGTCTGGCTTCTATTGGTCCGGTTATTCCTATTGGTGGTGGTGCGACCATCCCTAACCCTATCCCGCAAGACCCTAATGCAGCACCTGGTGCTGGTTGTGCCGCTACGGATAGCAATAGTGATGAAGATCACAGCTCCACCAATGAACCCAATAGCGCGGAAGTCACTAATGACTTTGTCGGCTTGACGATGAATTGGATGGTAGGTGATTGGCAGCTAACCTCGATTACCGGTACCGTTGATCGTGAAGAAGATGCACGCCTTGAATATGATTCCAGCAGCGTTGAGTTTTTATATATCAGCAGCGCCAGTGAGTATGAACAGTTCAGCCAAGAGTTTCGTATTAACGGCAACGTGAATGACAATATCAACCTGACAGCAGGTTTGTATTACTGGGACTCTGAGTATAAGCAGGCACAAACCAGCTACGATATGTGGTGGTACCTTGGCTTTGGTGAAGGCTTTGAAGTACCGCTAGACCCTACTGACCCAGCTAGCCCAACCATTCCTTTACCACTGCCACAGGGTGATGTAACACAGAGTTTGGAAAATAAGGGTACCAATACAGCCTATTCTGTATTTGCCAGCATGGATTGGCAGCTAACGGAAGACCTATTGTTAAATCTGGGTGGCCGTTATACCGATGAGGAAAAAACCTTTGAAGGCGCCAATGTCGGTTTTGTTTCCGCGTCATTGGGTACACTGGTTCCCGATGGTCCTCGTCAGAAGTTTGATGAAAGCTGGACTGAATTCTCCCCCCGTGTTGCTTTGCAGTACACCATCAACGATGACTTAATGGCCTTTGCTTCTTACTCAGAAGGTTTTAGAAGTGGTGGTTATTTTGCTCGCTCTACCGTGGTTGATGGCAACGCCTATGATCCAGAATATGTAGAAACCTGGGAGCTGGGTATTAAAAGTGAGTGGTTGGATAACCGCCTGCGTTTAAATGCTACAGCCTTTATGAGTGACTACCTGGATAAGCAGGAAGAAATCATTATCTTTGCTGGCGACCCACCATCAGCCAATACCGTTGTGCGTAATGCGTCTGATGTTGAGCTTTCAGGTTTGGAGCTGGAATTGACGGCACAATTGACCAGTGGCCTGAGTGTTTATCTAAATGCCGGCTACCTGGATACGGAGTACACCGACTTTGTTGCTGATATTAATGGTGACGGTAATGAGACTGATAACTCCGGTTTACAGATTCGTAACGCCCCTGAGAAAACAGTCGGTGTGGGTGCTGATTACTTCGCCGATCTTGGCTTTGGTGAGTTTGGGGCACACTACAACTACCGTTGGAGTGATGAATACCAGACCATATTTAACAACAACCCACTGGGTAAAGTTGACTCTTATGGTATGCACCATGCGAGCTTTGATCTAACGGTTGATGATAAGTACAAGGTGAGTGTTTACGGTCGTAACCTGACGGATGAGCGTTACGCTCGAGTGGTTATCATCCCCAACTTTACTCACTTTGGTCAATACAATGCGCCACGTAACTACGGTGTAGAGTTTACCTATAGCTTCTAG
- a CDS encoding acyl-CoA carboxylase subunit beta, which produces MTNNNKPDDRTETQQLRQRLLHTLDEGRPEAAAKRHKKGYRTARENLNDLCDVDSFVEYGQLAVAAQRGRIGKEELQTSTAADGVITGTATINSELHPDNCSAAVVVNDYSVLAGSQGYFHHLKLDRILTVAKEQQLPVVMFTEGGGGRPGDTDVNTQIAGLNILSFALWAELSGIAPRIAVNNGYCFAGNAALFGCADITIATETSWIGMAGPAMIEGGGLGSFKPTEIGPIDVQSKNGVVDIVVKDEAEATVMAKNVLSIFQGKLSEWSCADQNTLQQFLPEDRRYAYPVRKIIHTLADTDSFIELRATDGRGIVTGFIRIEGRPIGLIANDCKVLGGAIDSDASEKAARFIQLCNSYAIPLVSLCDTPGFMVGPDNEEAAAVRRMSRFFVAGAAIDVPLVTIFLRKGYGLGAMAMAGGSFAKPCYSASWPTGEFGGMGLEGAVNLGFKKELEAESDPQAKKALFDTLVEQLYDRGKATEAASFLEIDAVIDPQDSRKVIINAIQAASKKMQQASTRRFVDTW; this is translated from the coding sequence GTGACGAATAATAATAAGCCCGATGACCGCACAGAAACACAACAGCTTCGTCAACGTCTTCTACATACACTAGATGAAGGCCGACCCGAAGCTGCTGCCAAGCGCCATAAAAAAGGCTACCGCACCGCCCGCGAAAACCTGAATGATTTATGTGATGTGGACTCTTTTGTGGAATATGGACAACTGGCCGTAGCGGCACAGCGCGGCCGTATTGGTAAAGAAGAATTGCAGACCAGTACCGCAGCCGACGGTGTGATTACCGGCACAGCCACCATCAATAGTGAATTACACCCGGATAATTGCAGTGCCGCTGTGGTTGTTAATGACTACTCGGTACTGGCTGGTAGTCAGGGCTATTTTCACCATTTAAAGCTGGACCGAATTTTAACGGTCGCCAAAGAACAACAACTCCCTGTGGTGATGTTTACCGAAGGCGGTGGTGGCCGCCCTGGTGATACGGATGTTAATACCCAGATTGCCGGTTTAAATATTCTTTCTTTTGCACTTTGGGCTGAGCTTAGCGGTATAGCACCGCGTATTGCAGTAAATAACGGCTATTGCTTTGCCGGCAATGCTGCCCTGTTCGGCTGTGCCGATATCACCATTGCCACCGAAACCAGCTGGATTGGCATGGCGGGGCCCGCGATGATTGAAGGCGGTGGGCTTGGCAGTTTTAAGCCTACAGAAATAGGCCCAATCGATGTGCAGAGTAAAAACGGCGTTGTGGATATTGTGGTTAAAGATGAAGCCGAAGCGACGGTCATGGCAAAAAATGTCTTGAGCATTTTTCAGGGCAAGCTCAGCGAGTGGAGCTGCGCCGACCAGAATACGCTGCAACAGTTTTTGCCCGAAGATAGGCGCTACGCCTACCCTGTTCGAAAAATTATTCATACTCTGGCAGATACCGACTCTTTTATTGAGCTGCGGGCCACTGATGGCCGCGGCATTGTCACCGGTTTTATTCGCATAGAAGGCAGACCTATCGGTTTAATCGCCAACGACTGTAAAGTGTTAGGCGGTGCTATTGATTCTGATGCCTCGGAAAAAGCCGCGCGGTTTATTCAACTCTGTAATAGTTATGCCATCCCACTGGTATCGCTATGTGATACGCCCGGATTTATGGTGGGCCCCGATAATGAAGAAGCCGCAGCCGTTAGAAGAATGTCGCGCTTTTTTGTGGCCGGAGCTGCAATTGATGTTCCACTGGTAACCATTTTTCTTCGTAAAGGCTATGGCCTTGGTGCTATGGCAATGGCGGGAGGCAGCTTTGCCAAACCCTGTTACAGCGCTTCCTGGCCCACGGGCGAATTTGGCGGCATGGGTTTGGAAGGTGCGGTTAATTTAGGCTTTAAAAAAGAGCTGGAAGCCGAATCGGACCCTCAAGCCAAAAAAGCCCTGTTCGATACGCTGGTTGAACAACTCTATGACAGAGGTAAAGCCACTGAAGCCGCTTCATTTTTAGAAATTGACGCAGTTATAGATCCACAAGACTCACGTAAAGTGATTATCAATGCCATTCAGGCAGCCAGCAAAAAAATGCAGCAGGCTTCTACTCGACGTTTTGTCGATACCTGGTAA